One part of the Ailuropoda melanoleuca isolate Jingjing chromosome 6, ASM200744v2, whole genome shotgun sequence genome encodes these proteins:
- the LOC100465033 gene encoding proline-rich protein 23A, with protein sequence MGSRPCSPSAYPELCWGPPPGGPRPAKRRRTEEPAGLEGLEGPPAAAGALTSVVVLATGCALQLLLDDVELVLEPEPTSALQVTLGELTLVLVPEALLSSGGQGHSPAGLEQGAFLNAPGHEVAVEQGFFRASVPVPEVAAQEAYEEDEDPAFLPPGVDPAAGSVPGLRPHPQGPKPDPWPGAPTPSPKRRSPLRYFNLDAHLLEPFPNSPLQPLPPSPSPGPHVRPQRPPGPSRKARRCLFRE encoded by the coding sequence ATGGGCAGCCGACCCTGCAGCCCCAGCGCCTACCCTGAGCTCTGCTGGGGACCGCCGCCCGGAGGACCCCGCCCTGCCAAGCGCCGCCGAACCGAGGAGCCCGCGGGCCTGGAAGGCCTGGAGGGGCCGCCCGCCGCCGCCGGCGCACTCACCTCGGTGGTGGTCCTGGCCACGGGCTGTgccctgcagctgctcctggaCGACGTGGAGCTGGTGCTCGAGCCCGAGCCAACGTCGGCCCTGCAAGTGACCCTCGGAGAGCTCACCCTCGTGCTGGTCCCCGAGGCCCTCCTCAGCTCGGGAGGGCAGGGCCACTCGCCCGCCGGCCTAGAACAGGGCGCTTTCCTGAACGCGCCCGGGCACGAAGTCGCCGTCGAGCAGGGATTCTTCCGCGCATCGGTCCCNGTCCCAGAGGTGGCCGCCCAAGAGGCCTACGAGGAAGACGAGGACCCCGCGTTCCTGCCGCCTGGGGTGGACCCCGCAGCGGGCTCCGTCCCTGGGCTCCGCCCCCACCCGCAGGGCCCCAAACCAGATCCCTGGCCTGGGGCCCCCACCCCTAGTCCAAAGAGACGCTCTCCTCTCCGCTACTTCAACCTGGACGCCCACCTTCTGGAGCCCTTCCCCAACTCGCCACTCCAACCTCTACCTCCCTCTCCGAGTCCAGGTCCCCACGTGCGCCCCCAGCGCCCTCCGGGTCCCTCTCGCAAGGCCCGGAGATGCCTGTTCCGGGAATGA